Genomic window (Candidatus Aminicenantes bacterium):
GCGCCTGGCCTCGGCATCGGGCCCGACATTGGGCGAAATGCGCCGCCCCTCCGACGGCAAGGTGCCCGAGACGGTGGTCTTCGTCGCCTGCGCCGGTTCGCGCGACCCGGCCAAGGGCATCGAGTACTGTTCGAAGATCTGCTGCATGTACACGGCCAAGCACGCCATGCTCTACCGCCACAAGGTGCACCACGGCAAGCCCTATGTCTTTTACATGGACATCAGGGCCGGCGGCAAGATGTACGAGGAGTTCGTGCGCCGGGCCATTGAAGAAGACGGGGTGCAGTACATCCGCGGCCGCGTTTCGCGCATCTACGAGCGCGGCGGCAAATTGGTCGTCAAGGGCGCCGACACCCTGCTCGGAGCCAGGCCGATCGAGATCGAAGCCGATATGGTGGTGCTGGCCACGGCCGGGGTAGCCAACGCTGGGGCCGAGGCCCTGGCCCAGAAGGTCCACGTCAGCTACGACGCGCACCATTTCTATTCCGAGGCCCATCCCAAGCTGAGGCCGGTGGAGACCAACACCGCCGGCGTTTTCCTGGCCGGCGCCTGCCAGGCGCCCAAGGACATTCCCGAAGCGGTCGCCCAGGCTTCGGGAGCCGCCGCCAAGGTCGCCGCCTTGTTCTCCCAGGACGAGCTGGTCCGCGAGCCGCTGATCGCCGTGGTCGACCGCCAGGCGCCGCCGCTCTACTCGACCTGCACCGGCTGCTTCCTCTGCCAGACCTCCTGCCCCTACCAGGCCATCGAAAAAGAGGAGATCCGCGGCCGCGACGGCCAGTTGATCAAGACCGTGGCCAAGGTCAATCCCGGCCTTTGCCAGGGCTGCGGAACCTGCGTGGCCTTGTGCCGTTCCAAATCGATCGATATCCAGGGCTTCTCCCACGAACAGGTCTTTGCCGAAGTCCTGGCCCTGCTGAACCGAGGTGAGAGCGATGTCTGATTTCAAGCCCAGGATCGTGGCCTTCGTCTGCAACTGGTGCACCTACGCCGGCGCCGACCTGACCGGGACCAGCCGCATGAAGTATTCGCCCCAGGTGACCATCATCCGCTTCCCCTGCACCGGGCGCATCGATTTCATGCTGCTGCTGAAGGCCTTCGCCAACGGCGCCGACGGCATCATCGTTTCCGGCTGCCATCCCAACGACTGCCATTACAGCAGCGGCAATTTTCATGCCCGCCGGCGCTGGATCGTCTTCCGCGCCCTGCTCGATTTTCTCGGCATCGATGTCCGCCGGGTGCAGTTCTCCTGGGTGTCGGCCGCCGAGGGCGCCAAGTGGGCGCAACTGGTCAACGCCACCTCGGAAAGCATCCGCCAGCTGGGGCCGTTCAGCGGCTTCCACCGGCTGCGCGGCCTGGGCGTGGAGTAGGGGGCGGCATGGAAACGCTGGCGAACATAGCGCGGGAATTGCTGGCCGCCGGGACGGTCCAGACGGTGATCGGCTACGGGCATGGCAGCGGCGAAGCGGCGCTGACGCGCACGCATACGCAGACGCAGGCTCGGGCGGTCTTCATCCGCGACGTTGCCAAGGCCGGCTCCTTGA
Coding sequences:
- a CDS encoding hydrogenase iron-sulfur subunit — protein: MSDFKPRIVAFVCNWCTYAGADLTGTSRMKYSPQVTIIRFPCTGRIDFMLLLKAFANGADGIIVSGCHPNDCHYSSGNFHARRRWIVFRALLDFLGIDVRRVQFSWVSAAEGAKWAQLVNATSESIRQLGPFSGFHRLRGLGVE